The Coffea arabica cultivar ET-39 chromosome 3c, Coffea Arabica ET-39 HiFi, whole genome shotgun sequence genome contains a region encoding:
- the LOC113734731 gene encoding norfluorocurarine oxidase isoform X2, with translation MLANAGNSRHAAISSVNCPPIVALELCQEHMKKLPPSPPKLPIIGNLHQLGQFPHRSLQSLSRKYGPLMLLELGSKPMLVVSSSNAACQILKTHDLSFASRPKSGIPDKLFYGSNSFCTIWVALGRKYSEEENGRKSIENLKVFGELLGIFDVGNYIPSLAWVNRFNGLDSKVKKTVKQIDGFLEGVIEEHMNKRKGKAESHSTSEARCQDFVDILIEINEEKTMGFALERDAMKAIILDVFSAGSDTTHSVMDWGMSELLKNPKVLHKLQAEVRDVTQGKPEITRADMEKMQYLKAVIKETMRLHTPVPLLGPKESNQDVKVMGYDVPKNTQVLVNAWAIARDPLLWENPEEFRPERFLSSGVDFHGLNFELIPFGAGRRVCPGINFAMSVTELALAKLVNTFNFTSPDGINPNELDMTESFGITVHRKFPLHAIATPYL, from the exons ATGTTGGCAAATGCAGGAAATAGTCGGCATGCTGCAATTTCAAGTGTTAATTGTCCTCCTATCGTTGCATTAGAACTTTGTCAAGAGCATATG AAAAAGTTACCACCATCTCCACCAAAGCTCCCAATTATTGGCAATCTTCACCAGCTTGGCCAGTTTCCACATCGCTCCCTCCAATCACTTTCAAGAAAATATGGTCCACTCATGCTGCTTGAACTGGGAAGCAAGCCAATGCTGGTTGTCTCTTCCTCTAATGCAGCTTGCCAGATCTTGAAAACCCATGATTTATCCTTTGCAAGCAGGCCTAAATCGGGCATCCCAGATAAACTCTTTTACGGAAGCAACAGCTTTTGCACCATATG GGTTGCCTTGGGGAGGAAGTATAGCGAGGAAGAAAATGGGCGGAAAAGTATAGAGAATTTGAAGGTGTTTGGTGAGTTACTGGGTATTTTTGATGTAGGAAACTATATTCCTTCGCTTGCATGGGTTAATCGCTTCAATGGTTTGGATTCTAAAGTGAAGAAAACAGTTAAACAGATTGACGGATTTCTTGAGGGTGTGATAGAAGAGCACATGAATAAGAGGAAAGGAAAGGCTGAAAGTCACTCTACTAGTGAGGCAAGATGCCAAGACTTTGTAGATATCTTGATTGAGATTAATGAGGAAAAGACTATGGGCTTTGCTCTTGAACGAGATGCTATGAAAGCTATCATCCTG GATGTCTTTAGTGCTGGATCTGATACAACACATTCAGTTATGGATTGGGGAATGTCGGAACTTCTAAAGAACCCCAAAGTCTTGCATAAATTGCAGGCTGAGGTAAGAGATGTGACTCAAGGAAAACCAGAAATAACTCGAGCTGATATGGAGAAAATGCAGTACTTAAAAGCAGTGATTAAAGAAACTATGCGACTTCATACTCCAGTTCCATTACTGGGTCCTAAAGAATCGAATCAAGACGTCAAAGTAATGGGGTATGACGTACCAAAGAACACGCAGGTACTTGTGAATGCTTGGGCAATTGCAAGAGATCCGTTGTTGTGGGAGAACCCGGAGGAATTTCGACCTGAGAGGTTTTTGAGTTCGGGTGTAGATTTTCATGGTTTGAACTTTGAGTTAATTCCGTTTGGTGCTGGACGAAGAGTTTGCCCGGGTATCAACTTCGCCATGTCAGTAACTGaacttgcattggcaaaactgGTCAACACATTTAACTTTACATCACCTGATGGAATCAATCCAAACGAGTTGGACATGACCGAATCATTTGGTATCACAGTCCACAGAAAATTTCCTCTGCATGCCATTGCCACACCATATCTTTGA
- the LOC113734731 gene encoding norfluorocurarine oxidase isoform X4 has protein sequence MLIYHMALINLDLSFFPIFSLLVFLLSLLKWFSAASKPQKKLPPSPPKLPIIGNLHQLGQFPHRSLQSLSRKYGPLMLLELGSKPMLVVSSSNAACQILKTHDLSFASRPKSGIPDKLFYGSNSFCTIWVALGRKYSEEENGRKSIENLKVFVKQIDGFLEGVIEEHMNKRKGKAESHSTSEARCQDFVDILIEINEEKTMGFALERDAMKAIILDVFSAGSDTTHSVMDWGMSELLKNPKVLHKLQAEVRDVTQGKPEITRADMEKMQYLKAVIKETMRLHTPVPLLGPKESNQDVKVMGYDVPKNTQVLVNAWAIARDPLLWENPEEFRPERFLSSGVDFHGLNFELIPFGAGRRVCPGINFAMSVTELALAKLVNTFNFTSPDGINPNELDMTESFGITVHRKFPLHAIATPYL, from the exons ATGCTCATATACCACATGGCTTTGATCAATCTTGATCTttcatttttcccaattttttCCTTGCTCGTATTCCTTCTATCCCTTCTCAAATGGTTCTCTGCTGCTTCTAAACCCCAGAAAAAGTTACCACCATCTCCACCAAAGCTCCCAATTATTGGCAATCTTCACCAGCTTGGCCAGTTTCCACATCGCTCCCTCCAATCACTTTCAAGAAAATATGGTCCACTCATGCTGCTTGAACTGGGAAGCAAGCCAATGCTGGTTGTCTCTTCCTCTAATGCAGCTTGCCAGATCTTGAAAACCCATGATTTATCCTTTGCAAGCAGGCCTAAATCGGGCATCCCAGATAAACTCTTTTACGGAAGCAACAGCTTTTGCACCATATG GGTTGCCTTGGGGAGGAAGTATAGCGAGGAAGAAAATGGGCGGAAAAGTATAGAGAATTTGAAGGTGTTTG TTAAACAGATTGACGGATTTCTTGAGGGTGTGATAGAAGAGCACATGAATAAGAGGAAAGGAAAGGCTGAAAGTCACTCTACTAGTGAGGCAAGATGCCAAGACTTTGTAGATATCTTGATTGAGATTAATGAGGAAAAGACTATGGGCTTTGCTCTTGAACGAGATGCTATGAAAGCTATCATCCTG GATGTCTTTAGTGCTGGATCTGATACAACACATTCAGTTATGGATTGGGGAATGTCGGAACTTCTAAAGAACCCCAAAGTCTTGCATAAATTGCAGGCTGAGGTAAGAGATGTGACTCAAGGAAAACCAGAAATAACTCGAGCTGATATGGAGAAAATGCAGTACTTAAAAGCAGTGATTAAAGAAACTATGCGACTTCATACTCCAGTTCCATTACTGGGTCCTAAAGAATCGAATCAAGACGTCAAAGTAATGGGGTATGACGTACCAAAGAACACGCAGGTACTTGTGAATGCTTGGGCAATTGCAAGAGATCCGTTGTTGTGGGAGAACCCGGAGGAATTTCGACCTGAGAGGTTTTTGAGTTCGGGTGTAGATTTTCATGGTTTGAACTTTGAGTTAATTCCGTTTGGTGCTGGACGAAGAGTTTGCCCGGGTATCAACTTCGCCATGTCAGTAACTGaacttgcattggcaaaactgGTCAACACATTTAACTTTACATCACCTGATGGAATCAATCCAAACGAGTTGGACATGACCGAATCATTTGGTATCACAGTCCACAGAAAATTTCCTCTGCATGCCATTGCCACACCATATCTTTGA
- the LOC113734731 gene encoding norfluorocurarine oxidase isoform X1 — translation MLIYHMALINLDLSFFPIFSLLVFLLSLLKWFSAASKPQKKLPPSPPKLPIIGNLHQLGQFPHRSLQSLSRKYGPLMLLELGSKPMLVVSSSNAACQILKTHDLSFASRPKSGIPDKLFYGSNSFCTIWVALGRKYSEEENGRKSIENLKVFGELLGIFDVGNYIPSLAWVNRFNGLDSKVKKTVKQIDGFLEGVIEEHMNKRKGKAESHSTSEARCQDFVDILIEINEEKTMGFALERDAMKAIILDVFSAGSDTTHSVMDWGMSELLKNPKVLHKLQAEVRDVTQGKPEITRADMEKMQYLKAVIKETMRLHTPVPLLGPKESNQDVKVMGYDVPKNTQVLVNAWAIARDPLLWENPEEFRPERFLSSGVDFHGLNFELIPFGAGRRVCPGINFAMSVTELALAKLVNTFNFTSPDGINPNELDMTESFGITVHRKFPLHAIATPYL, via the exons ATGCTCATATACCACATGGCTTTGATCAATCTTGATCTttcatttttcccaattttttCCTTGCTCGTATTCCTTCTATCCCTTCTCAAATGGTTCTCTGCTGCTTCTAAACCCCAGAAAAAGTTACCACCATCTCCACCAAAGCTCCCAATTATTGGCAATCTTCACCAGCTTGGCCAGTTTCCACATCGCTCCCTCCAATCACTTTCAAGAAAATATGGTCCACTCATGCTGCTTGAACTGGGAAGCAAGCCAATGCTGGTTGTCTCTTCCTCTAATGCAGCTTGCCAGATCTTGAAAACCCATGATTTATCCTTTGCAAGCAGGCCTAAATCGGGCATCCCAGATAAACTCTTTTACGGAAGCAACAGCTTTTGCACCATATG GGTTGCCTTGGGGAGGAAGTATAGCGAGGAAGAAAATGGGCGGAAAAGTATAGAGAATTTGAAGGTGTTTGGTGAGTTACTGGGTATTTTTGATGTAGGAAACTATATTCCTTCGCTTGCATGGGTTAATCGCTTCAATGGTTTGGATTCTAAAGTGAAGAAAACAGTTAAACAGATTGACGGATTTCTTGAGGGTGTGATAGAAGAGCACATGAATAAGAGGAAAGGAAAGGCTGAAAGTCACTCTACTAGTGAGGCAAGATGCCAAGACTTTGTAGATATCTTGATTGAGATTAATGAGGAAAAGACTATGGGCTTTGCTCTTGAACGAGATGCTATGAAAGCTATCATCCTG GATGTCTTTAGTGCTGGATCTGATACAACACATTCAGTTATGGATTGGGGAATGTCGGAACTTCTAAAGAACCCCAAAGTCTTGCATAAATTGCAGGCTGAGGTAAGAGATGTGACTCAAGGAAAACCAGAAATAACTCGAGCTGATATGGAGAAAATGCAGTACTTAAAAGCAGTGATTAAAGAAACTATGCGACTTCATACTCCAGTTCCATTACTGGGTCCTAAAGAATCGAATCAAGACGTCAAAGTAATGGGGTATGACGTACCAAAGAACACGCAGGTACTTGTGAATGCTTGGGCAATTGCAAGAGATCCGTTGTTGTGGGAGAACCCGGAGGAATTTCGACCTGAGAGGTTTTTGAGTTCGGGTGTAGATTTTCATGGTTTGAACTTTGAGTTAATTCCGTTTGGTGCTGGACGAAGAGTTTGCCCGGGTATCAACTTCGCCATGTCAGTAACTGaacttgcattggcaaaactgGTCAACACATTTAACTTTACATCACCTGATGGAATCAATCCAAACGAGTTGGACATGACCGAATCATTTGGTATCACAGTCCACAGAAAATTTCCTCTGCATGCCATTGCCACACCATATCTTTGA
- the LOC113734731 gene encoding norfluorocurarine oxidase isoform X3: MLIYHMALINLDLSFFPIFSLLVFLLSLLKWFSAASKPQKKLPPSPPKLPIIGNLHQLGQFPHRSLQSLSRKYGPLMLLELGSKPMLVVSSSNAACQILKTHDLSFASRPKSGIPDKLFYGSNSFCTIWVALGRKYSEEENGRKSIENLKVFVKKTVKQIDGFLEGVIEEHMNKRKGKAESHSTSEARCQDFVDILIEINEEKTMGFALERDAMKAIILDVFSAGSDTTHSVMDWGMSELLKNPKVLHKLQAEVRDVTQGKPEITRADMEKMQYLKAVIKETMRLHTPVPLLGPKESNQDVKVMGYDVPKNTQVLVNAWAIARDPLLWENPEEFRPERFLSSGVDFHGLNFELIPFGAGRRVCPGINFAMSVTELALAKLVNTFNFTSPDGINPNELDMTESFGITVHRKFPLHAIATPYL; encoded by the exons ATGCTCATATACCACATGGCTTTGATCAATCTTGATCTttcatttttcccaattttttCCTTGCTCGTATTCCTTCTATCCCTTCTCAAATGGTTCTCTGCTGCTTCTAAACCCCAGAAAAAGTTACCACCATCTCCACCAAAGCTCCCAATTATTGGCAATCTTCACCAGCTTGGCCAGTTTCCACATCGCTCCCTCCAATCACTTTCAAGAAAATATGGTCCACTCATGCTGCTTGAACTGGGAAGCAAGCCAATGCTGGTTGTCTCTTCCTCTAATGCAGCTTGCCAGATCTTGAAAACCCATGATTTATCCTTTGCAAGCAGGCCTAAATCGGGCATCCCAGATAAACTCTTTTACGGAAGCAACAGCTTTTGCACCATATG GGTTGCCTTGGGGAGGAAGTATAGCGAGGAAGAAAATGGGCGGAAAAGTATAGAGAATTTGAAGGTGTTTG TGAAGAAAACAGTTAAACAGATTGACGGATTTCTTGAGGGTGTGATAGAAGAGCACATGAATAAGAGGAAAGGAAAGGCTGAAAGTCACTCTACTAGTGAGGCAAGATGCCAAGACTTTGTAGATATCTTGATTGAGATTAATGAGGAAAAGACTATGGGCTTTGCTCTTGAACGAGATGCTATGAAAGCTATCATCCTG GATGTCTTTAGTGCTGGATCTGATACAACACATTCAGTTATGGATTGGGGAATGTCGGAACTTCTAAAGAACCCCAAAGTCTTGCATAAATTGCAGGCTGAGGTAAGAGATGTGACTCAAGGAAAACCAGAAATAACTCGAGCTGATATGGAGAAAATGCAGTACTTAAAAGCAGTGATTAAAGAAACTATGCGACTTCATACTCCAGTTCCATTACTGGGTCCTAAAGAATCGAATCAAGACGTCAAAGTAATGGGGTATGACGTACCAAAGAACACGCAGGTACTTGTGAATGCTTGGGCAATTGCAAGAGATCCGTTGTTGTGGGAGAACCCGGAGGAATTTCGACCTGAGAGGTTTTTGAGTTCGGGTGTAGATTTTCATGGTTTGAACTTTGAGTTAATTCCGTTTGGTGCTGGACGAAGAGTTTGCCCGGGTATCAACTTCGCCATGTCAGTAACTGaacttgcattggcaaaactgGTCAACACATTTAACTTTACATCACCTGATGGAATCAATCCAAACGAGTTGGACATGACCGAATCATTTGGTATCACAGTCCACAGAAAATTTCCTCTGCATGCCATTGCCACACCATATCTTTGA